The proteins below come from a single Lactobacillus johnsonii genomic window:
- a CDS encoding TetR/AcrR family transcriptional regulator, which produces MSDIRVQNTKNNLIAALLSCLENKSVHKLKVKDIIDKAGVSTRTFYQYYSDVNDLLRDTEDSFVAEYLKNVEKDRDSLGDLDLDTPFEDQLETILNATKNTIEFCYAHKKEIQLLLSDNGDTRFYNMIFQTGCEEIMKRMSQMKNIDELKMDEKEQMRMMISVQVFVHSIIGMVRVLLEYSDRLAPYDVRQSILTFLRESPVASMNINKK; this is translated from the coding sequence TTGAGTGATATTAGGGTACAGAATACAAAGAATAATTTGATTGCTGCTCTTTTAAGCTGCTTAGAAAATAAGAGTGTGCATAAGTTAAAAGTAAAGGATATTATTGATAAAGCTGGCGTAAGTACTAGAACGTTTTATCAATATTATTCAGATGTCAATGATCTACTAAGAGATACAGAAGATAGTTTTGTTGCAGAGTATCTAAAAAATGTTGAAAAAGATCGTGATTCACTAGGAGATCTTGATTTAGATACACCTTTTGAAGATCAGTTAGAAACTATTTTAAATGCAACAAAAAATACCATTGAGTTCTGCTATGCACATAAAAAAGAGATTCAACTTTTGTTATCGGATAATGGAGATACGCGTTTCTATAATATGATTTTCCAGACTGGTTGTGAGGAAATTATGAAGCGTATGAGCCAGATGAAAAATATTGATGAGTTAAAAATGGACGAAAAAGAGCAAATGAGAATGATGATTAGTGTACAGGTATTTGTACATAGCATTATTGGCATGGTAAGAGTTTTGCTTGAATACAGCGATAGGTTAGCTCCATATGACGTTCGTCAAAGTATACTTACATTTTTACGTGAGTCACCGGTAGCTTCCATGAATATAAATAAAAAATAG
- a CDS encoding YbhB/YbcL family Raf kinase inhibitor-like protein has protein sequence MKIEIPTMNGFIPDCYSKFANEDQKIEGKPSRSFPIFITDAPDKAKTLAIYFRDFDSVPVCGFTWIHWLAANLPVRDVPANISHSKNSSLDFVQGNNSNISKFLGENSGPVEGYTGPMPPDKTHYYTLTVYALDTKLDLKEDYWLNDFLREMEGHIIDSATISVPSRAK, from the coding sequence ATGAAAATAGAAATTCCAACTATGAATGGATTTATTCCAGATTGCTACAGTAAATTTGCTAATGAAGATCAAAAAATTGAAGGGAAGCCTAGTAGATCTTTCCCAATTTTTATTACTGATGCACCTGATAAGGCAAAAACTTTAGCTATATATTTTAGAGATTTTGATTCAGTTCCAGTCTGTGGATTTACATGGATTCACTGGTTAGCTGCCAATCTTCCGGTTCGAGATGTTCCAGCTAATATTAGTCATTCTAAGAATAGCAGCCTTGATTTTGTTCAAGGAAATAATAGTAATATTAGCAAGTTTTTAGGTGAAAATTCTGGCCCAGTTGAAGGCTATACAGGTCCGATGCCTCCTGATAAGACGCACTATTACACTTTAACCGTGTATGCATTAGACACAAAACTTGATCTAAAAGAAGATTATTGGTTAAACGACTTTTTGCGTGAGATGGAAGGTCATATAATTGATAGTGCGACTATTTCAGTTCCAAGTAGAGCAAAATAA
- a CDS encoding putative holin-like toxin, giving the protein MSVYEAISLMLLFGTFVLALLTYIDHHNKK; this is encoded by the coding sequence ATGAGCGTATACGAGGCCATCTCGTTAATGCTTTTGTTTGGTACCTTTGTGTTAGCTTTGCTAACATATATCGATCATCACAACAAAAAATAA